One genomic region from Pseudomonas hormoni encodes:
- a CDS encoding flagellar brake protein, whose translation MSNALTAEDAPQPPKVLTTPLEISGNLRQLQESHDPLIITFHERTQRFQSYLVDVDREGRTIALDEMIPRDGERFLLAGEPFKVEGFHEGVRIAWESNGQLTIDESGDSRCYRGPLPDEVVYHQRRNAFRAALKLAQLVNVELDGEKLKAPINGKLLDISATGCKLRFEGDITGSLQLGQVYDRFAAALPFGKMTAPVELRYLHFEEKISTTFAGIRFHNMSGLVQRQVERFVYQLQREARRFDKDDL comes from the coding sequence GTGTCCAATGCCTTAACCGCGGAAGATGCCCCGCAGCCACCCAAGGTGCTTACCACGCCTTTGGAAATCTCCGGCAACCTGCGCCAACTGCAAGAAAGCCATGATCCGCTGATCATCACGTTCCATGAGCGCACTCAGCGCTTCCAGAGCTATCTGGTGGACGTGGACCGCGAAGGCCGCACCATCGCGCTCGACGAAATGATCCCGCGTGACGGCGAACGCTTCCTGCTGGCCGGCGAACCGTTCAAGGTCGAAGGCTTTCACGAAGGCGTGCGCATCGCCTGGGAAAGCAACGGTCAACTGACCATCGACGAATCCGGTGACAGTCGCTGCTATCGCGGCCCGCTGCCGGATGAAGTGGTGTATCACCAGCGCCGCAATGCCTTTCGCGCCGCATTGAAATTGGCGCAATTGGTCAACGTCGAGCTGGACGGTGAAAAGCTCAAGGCGCCGATCAACGGCAAGCTGCTGGACATTTCCGCCACCGGCTGCAAGTTGCGCTTCGAAGGCGACATTACCGGCAGCCTGCAACTGGGCCAGGTCTACGACCGTTTCGCCGCCGCCCTGCCCTTCGGCAAAATGACGGCACCGGTCGAACTGCGCTACCTGCACTTCGAAGAAAAAATCTCCACCACCTTCGCCGGCATCCGCTTTCACAACATGAGCGGCTTGGTGCAGCGTCAGGTCGAGCGCTTCGTCTATCAGCTTCAGCGCGAAGCGCGACGCTTCGACAAAGACGACCTGTAA
- a CDS encoding MFS transporter, with amino-acid sequence MRQIWKPFRALYFASLMMLIGSGLLSTYLGLRLAADHVDSLWVGALMAANYFGLVLGGKIGHRLIARVGHIRAYSACAGIVGAAVLGHGLVDWLPAWIFLRVIVGLGMMCQYMVIESWLNEQAEASQRGTVFSGYMIASYLGLVLGQLILVMHPALGLELLMLVALCFALCLVPVALTRRIHPAPLHPAPMEPRFFIKRVPQSLSTVLGAGLIIGSFYGLAPLYASQQGLSTEQVGLFMGSCIFAGLLVQWPLGWLSDRYDRALLIRCFALFLAVAALPLAIMKQVPLEVLFIAGFLCALVKFCLYPLAVAFSNDHVEGDRRVSLTAMLLVTYGVGASIGPLVAGVLMKMFGSQMLYAFFSFFALVLVWRIRPKAVTNLHQVDDAPLHHVAMPDSMSSSPLVACLDPRVDEQVVQDQMHSPVNPEPSPEPEAETETTPPPEDPDTGREQSFTEARP; translated from the coding sequence ATGCGCCAAATCTGGAAACCCTTTCGAGCGCTGTATTTTGCCTCGCTGATGATGTTGATCGGCTCGGGCCTGCTGAGTACTTACCTGGGCTTGCGCCTGGCGGCCGACCATGTCGACAGCCTGTGGGTCGGTGCGTTGATGGCGGCCAACTATTTTGGTCTGGTGCTGGGGGGCAAGATCGGTCACCGGCTGATTGCCCGGGTAGGGCATATCCGCGCCTATTCGGCCTGCGCCGGGATTGTCGGGGCGGCGGTGCTGGGCCATGGCCTGGTGGACTGGCTGCCTGCCTGGATCTTTTTGCGGGTCATCGTCGGCCTCGGCATGATGTGCCAGTACATGGTCATCGAAAGCTGGCTCAATGAGCAGGCCGAAGCTTCGCAACGCGGGACGGTGTTCAGCGGTTACATGATCGCGTCCTATCTGGGCCTGGTGCTGGGGCAACTGATTCTGGTCATGCACCCGGCGCTCGGTCTGGAGCTGTTGATGCTGGTCGCCCTGTGCTTTGCCCTGTGCCTGGTGCCGGTGGCCCTGACCCGGCGGATTCACCCGGCGCCTCTGCACCCGGCGCCGATGGAGCCGCGCTTCTTCATCAAGCGCGTGCCACAGTCGTTGAGTACGGTGCTGGGGGCGGGACTGATCATCGGTTCGTTCTACGGTCTGGCGCCGCTGTATGCGTCGCAGCAAGGGTTGTCCACGGAGCAGGTCGGTCTGTTCATGGGTAGCTGCATTTTTGCCGGCCTGCTGGTGCAGTGGCCGTTGGGCTGGTTGTCTGACCGTTATGACCGGGCGCTGTTGATCCGCTGTTTTGCGCTGTTCCTGGCCGTTGCCGCCTTGCCGCTGGCGATCATGAAGCAGGTGCCGCTGGAGGTGCTGTTTATCGCCGGCTTCCTCTGTGCATTGGTGAAGTTTTGCCTGTATCCATTGGCGGTGGCGTTCTCCAATGACCACGTCGAGGGCGATCGCCGGGTGTCGCTGACGGCGATGTTGCTGGTGACCTACGGTGTCGGCGCCAGTATCGGGCCGCTGGTCGCCGGGGTGCTGATGAAGATGTTCGGCAGTCAGATGCTCTACGCCTTCTTCAGTTTCTTCGCGTTGGTGCTGGTGTGGCGGATCCGCCCGAAAGCGGTGACCAACCTGCATCAGGTGGACGATGCGCCGCTGCATCACGTCGCCATGCCGGACAGCATGTCGAGTTCGCCGCTGGTGGCTTGTCTTGACCCGCGTGTCGATGAACAAGTGGTGCAGGACCAGATGCACAGCCCGGTCAATCCTGAGCCGAGCCCTGAACCGGAGGCGGAGACAGAAACCACTCCACCCCCGGAGGACCCTGACACAGGTCGCGAGCAAAGCTTCACCGAGGCCAGGCCTTAA
- a CDS encoding chemotaxis protein CheV yields MAGVMDSVNQRTQLVGQNRLELLLFRLDGQQLYGINVFKVREVLQCPKLTLMPKSSPVVCGVANIRGATIPILDLAMATGSGALKDQSNPFVIITEYNTKTQGFLVRSVERIVNMNWEEIHPPPKGTGRDHYLTAVTRVDNQLVEIIDVEKVLAEVAPTPEAISVGVVDVETQHKALSLRVLTVDDSSVARKQVTRCLQTVGVEVVALNDGRQALDYLRKLVDEGKKPEEEFLMMISDIEMPEMDGYTLTAEIRNDPRMQKLHIILHTSLSGVFNQAMVKKVGADDFLAKFRPDDLASRVVDRIKAADIS; encoded by the coding sequence ATGGCTGGTGTAATGGATTCGGTAAACCAGCGCACGCAACTGGTAGGGCAGAATCGCCTGGAGCTGTTGTTGTTCCGTCTCGACGGCCAGCAGCTGTACGGGATCAACGTGTTCAAGGTTCGCGAGGTGCTGCAATGCCCCAAGCTGACCTTGATGCCCAAGTCCAGTCCTGTCGTGTGCGGTGTGGCAAATATCCGGGGGGCGACCATTCCGATCCTTGATCTGGCAATGGCGACCGGTTCCGGGGCGCTGAAAGATCAAAGCAATCCCTTCGTGATCATCACGGAATACAACACCAAGACCCAGGGTTTCCTGGTGCGCTCGGTGGAACGCATCGTCAACATGAACTGGGAGGAGATTCATCCGCCTCCCAAGGGCACCGGACGCGATCATTACCTGACGGCTGTGACTCGGGTCGACAATCAGTTAGTCGAAATCATCGACGTCGAGAAGGTCCTGGCAGAAGTGGCGCCGACACCGGAAGCGATTTCCGTCGGTGTGGTCGATGTCGAGACCCAGCACAAGGCGCTGTCGCTGCGGGTGCTGACGGTCGATGACTCGTCGGTGGCGCGCAAGCAGGTCACGCGTTGCCTGCAGACGGTCGGTGTCGAAGTGGTGGCGTTGAACGACGGACGGCAAGCGCTGGATTACCTGCGCAAGCTGGTCGACGAGGGCAAGAAGCCGGAAGAAGAGTTCCTGATGATGATTTCCGACATCGAGATGCCGGAGATGGACGGGTACACCCTGACGGCCGAGATCCGCAACGACCCTCGCATGCAAAAGCTTCATATCATCCTGCATACTTCGTTGTCGGGTGTGTTCAATCAGGCGATGGTCAAGAAAGTCGGTGCCGATGACTTCCTGGCCAAGTTCCGTCCTGATGACCTGGCATCCCGGGTAGTTGACCGGATCAAAGCAGCAGACATCAGCTAG
- the cheR gene encoding protein-glutamate O-methyltransferase CheR — protein sequence MSTGNLDFEQFRVFLEKACGILLGENKQYLVSSRLNKLMEQQGIKSLGELVQRIQTQPRSGLREMVVDAMTTNETLWFRDTYPFEVLKNKVLPEAIKAAPGQRLRIWSAACSSGQEPYSLSMSIDEFERVNMGQLKMGVQIVATDLSGTMLTNCKTGEYDSLAIGRGLSPERLQRYFDPKGPGRWAIKAPIKSRVEFRSFNLLDSYASLGKFDIVFCRNVLIYFSAEVKKDILLRIHSTLKPGGYLFLGASEALNGLPDHYQMVQCSPGIIYQAK from the coding sequence TTGTCTACGGGTAATTTGGATTTCGAACAGTTCCGGGTCTTCCTGGAAAAAGCCTGTGGCATTTTGCTCGGTGAAAACAAGCAGTACCTGGTCTCGAGCCGTCTCAACAAACTGATGGAACAGCAAGGCATCAAGTCCCTGGGTGAGCTGGTCCAGCGCATTCAGACCCAGCCTCGCAGCGGTTTGCGCGAGATGGTGGTCGATGCCATGACGACCAACGAAACCCTGTGGTTTCGTGACACCTATCCGTTTGAAGTCTTGAAGAACAAGGTACTGCCCGAAGCAATCAAGGCAGCTCCCGGCCAGCGTCTGCGGATCTGGTCGGCGGCGTGCTCGTCGGGGCAGGAACCGTATTCGCTGTCGATGTCCATCGACGAGTTCGAGCGGGTCAACATGGGCCAGTTGAAGATGGGCGTGCAGATCGTCGCCACTGATTTGTCCGGCACCATGCTGACCAACTGCAAGACCGGCGAGTACGACAGCCTGGCCATCGGTCGCGGTCTGTCGCCCGAGCGCCTGCAGCGTTACTTCGACCCGAAAGGGCCGGGACGCTGGGCGATCAAGGCGCCGATCAAGAGCCGGGTGGAGTTTCGCTCGTTCAACCTGCTGGACAGCTACGCGAGTCTCGGCAAGTTCGACATCGTGTTCTGCCGCAACGTACTGATCTACTTCTCCGCCGAGGTGAAGAAGGACATTCTGTTGCGCATCCACAGCACGCTGAAGCCGGGCGGTTATCTGTTCCTCGGCGCGTCCGAAGCGCTGAACGGTTTGCCGGACCATTACCAGATGGTCCAGTGCAGCCCGGGGATTATTTACCAGGCGAAGTGA
- the flgB gene encoding flagellar basal body rod protein FlgB — translation MSISFDKALGIHEQALGFRAQRAEVLANNIANADTPNYKARDLDFSKVLAEQSEKTKNGTFALNMTNNRHIEAEGLGNGDESLLYRTPMQPSIDQNTVDAQLEQSNYAENAVNFQASFTLLNSKFKGLISALRGE, via the coding sequence ATGAGCATCAGCTTCGATAAAGCGCTCGGTATCCACGAACAAGCCCTGGGCTTCCGCGCTCAGCGTGCCGAAGTCCTGGCCAACAACATCGCCAACGCCGACACCCCGAACTACAAGGCTCGGGATCTGGACTTCTCGAAAGTGCTCGCCGAGCAGAGCGAGAAAACCAAGAACGGCACCTTTGCCTTGAACATGACCAACAACCGTCATATCGAAGCCGAAGGCCTGGGCAATGGCGACGAGTCGCTGCTGTATCGCACGCCGATGCAACCGTCGATCGACCAGAACACCGTGGACGCTCAGCTGGAACAGTCGAACTACGCGGAAAACGCGGTCAACTTCCAGGCCAGCTTCACCCTGCTCAACAGCAAATTCAAAGGGTTGATTTCAGCCCTGCGTGGAGAGTAA
- the flgM gene encoding flagellar biosynthesis anti-sigma factor FlgM has protein sequence MVIDFSRLNSSSSLTGSTRTSVAKETAEAGKSAPLNTPAEQASTVKSGESVHLSNEAQQLQQVTDKLRDQPAVDKARVAELKAAIADGSYKVDSNRVASKLLNFEAQR, from the coding sequence ATGGTCATCGATTTCAGCCGTTTGAACAGCTCCTCGTCACTTACGGGCAGTACACGTACCAGCGTTGCCAAGGAAACTGCCGAAGCCGGCAAATCCGCGCCGCTGAATACCCCGGCCGAACAGGCCAGTACCGTCAAAAGCGGGGAATCGGTACACCTCAGCAATGAGGCTCAACAGTTGCAACAGGTCACTGACAAGCTGCGCGATCAGCCTGCCGTCGACAAAGCCCGCGTGGCCGAGTTGAAAGCAGCGATTGCCGATGGCAGCTACAAAGTCGACAGCAACCGTGTAGCCAGCAAACTGCTCAACTTCGAAGCCCAGCGCTAG
- the flgA gene encoding flagellar basal body P-ring formation chaperone FlgA, with protein sequence MNTEPTFFRRLTSPFRRLLWAMSAVCLFNAGSPALADAVTLPDMLIGVTQGFLEFTVEDYLATSQTEGRYEIQVNQLDPRLRMPMCDKELTASLESPAKPLGRVTVKVRCEGTSPWTVFVPAQVRLFRDVVTTTRPLRRADIVEPADVLLRERDISLINQGYLTTLEQAIGQRLTRPMVADQVITLVHLEQAEVIRKGDQVVITAHSGTLSVRMPGEALSNGGMSEQIRVKNLNSKRVIKAQVTAPGQVEVSM encoded by the coding sequence ATGAACACAGAACCGACATTTTTCCGACGCCTGACATCACCCTTCCGCAGACTGCTCTGGGCGATGTCGGCCGTTTGCCTGTTCAACGCTGGCAGCCCTGCCCTTGCTGACGCGGTTACCTTGCCTGACATGCTTATCGGCGTCACCCAGGGCTTTCTTGAATTCACCGTAGAAGACTATCTGGCGACCAGTCAAACGGAAGGTCGCTACGAAATCCAGGTCAACCAGCTCGATCCGCGACTGCGCATGCCCATGTGCGACAAGGAATTGACAGCCAGCCTCGAGAGCCCGGCCAAGCCATTGGGCCGGGTCACGGTCAAGGTTCGCTGCGAGGGAACCTCCCCCTGGACGGTGTTCGTACCCGCTCAAGTCCGCCTGTTTCGCGACGTCGTGACCACCACCCGCCCCCTGCGCCGCGCCGACATTGTCGAGCCCGCTGACGTGCTCCTGCGCGAACGTGATATCAGCCTGATCAACCAGGGTTACCTGACGACCCTCGAACAGGCGATCGGCCAGCGACTTACCCGACCAATGGTCGCCGATCAGGTGATTACCCTCGTTCACCTCGAACAGGCGGAAGTCATTCGCAAGGGTGATCAGGTGGTCATTACCGCCCACAGTGGTACGCTCAGCGTGCGAATGCCCGGCGAAGCGCTGTCCAACGGCGGTATGAGCGAGCAGATTCGCGTGAAAAACCTCAACTCCAAGCGGGTCATCAAGGCGCAAGTCACTGCGCCGGGCCAGGTGGAAGTGTCTATGTAG
- a CDS encoding sensor histidine kinase has protein sequence MNQDNPALDFSTVIASTVHDMKNSLAMLMQAHSQWLARLPDPARHTPEQGLIDFEFAHLNGMLVQLLGLYKLGVNQMPLQPAYHELDDFIEAQLACHQDVFASRGIMATYEVDPLSPLGFFDRELIASVLGNCINNAIRYARHSVLISVSDEAGQLVLTINDDGEGYPTEMIERQADYVQGINHSSGSTGLGLYFAGRIAALHQRNGIGGRTEISNGGPLGGGVFSLYLP, from the coding sequence ATGAACCAAGACAACCCGGCACTGGATTTCTCCACGGTGATCGCTTCCACCGTGCACGACATGAAGAACTCGCTGGCGATGTTGATGCAGGCCCACAGCCAATGGCTGGCGCGCTTGCCCGACCCGGCGCGACACACCCCGGAGCAGGGCTTGATCGATTTCGAGTTTGCCCACCTCAACGGCATGCTCGTGCAGTTGCTGGGGCTGTACAAACTCGGCGTCAATCAGATGCCGTTGCAACCGGCCTACCACGAACTGGATGACTTCATCGAAGCGCAGCTGGCTTGTCACCAGGACGTGTTCGCCAGCCGCGGCATCATGGCGACGTACGAAGTGGACCCGCTGAGCCCGCTTGGATTCTTCGACCGGGAACTGATTGCGTCGGTGCTGGGCAATTGCATTAACAACGCCATCCGGTATGCCCGTCATTCGGTGTTGATCAGCGTCAGCGATGAGGCCGGGCAACTGGTGCTGACGATCAACGACGATGGAGAAGGCTATCCGACGGAAATGATCGAGCGTCAGGCCGATTACGTGCAGGGCATCAACCACAGCAGCGGCAGTACCGGCCTGGGTCTGTATTTCGCCGGGCGGATTGCCGCGTTGCATCAGCGCAACGGCATCGGCGGACGCACCGAAATCAGCAATGGCGGCCCGTTGGGCGGCGGCGTGTTCAGCCTTTATCTGCCGTAA
- a CDS encoding flagella synthesis protein FlgN: MHDTNLLQLITDDFAPAQHLLELLQTESIALHGRDMPLLEDILAQKQALIILLEQHGRKRSEILASLNLPVNRNGLEQLASHSSIGEELLAQSDVLTDLLAQCQAANVNNGQSILVQQAATANQLKILTGGEPPALYDARGSTAKLAKPRPLSQA; the protein is encoded by the coding sequence ATGCACGACACTAACTTACTGCAACTGATCACCGACGACTTTGCTCCAGCGCAACACTTGCTGGAGTTACTGCAAACCGAGTCTATCGCCTTGCACGGTCGTGACATGCCACTGCTCGAAGATATTCTGGCGCAGAAACAGGCATTGATCATTCTGCTCGAACAGCATGGCCGCAAGCGCAGTGAAATCCTCGCCAGCCTCAATCTGCCGGTCAATCGCAACGGTCTGGAGCAACTGGCCAGCCATTCGAGCATCGGCGAAGAGTTGCTGGCGCAGAGCGATGTGCTGACCGACCTTCTGGCTCAATGCCAGGCGGCGAACGTCAATAATGGCCAGTCGATCCTGGTCCAGCAGGCCGCCACGGCCAACCAGCTGAAAATCCTTACCGGCGGCGAACCGCCTGCCCTTTATGATGCCCGCGGATCAACCGCCAAGCTTGCGAAGCCACGCCCGCTCAGTCAGGCTTGA
- the flgD gene encoding flagellar hook assembly protein FlgD, giving the protein MSVTDTTSGLSLKDILANSSIKTSTSADGLASATNSATGKKALGKDAFMQLLVTQLKNQNPLEPQDNGEFVAQLAQFSSLEGITTLNTTVSGLASNYNSSQALQASSLVGRSVIAPGDKAVVDTSKSFNGTIAVPASVDPVKVKITDADGKVVRTIDLGSQKAGTSSFIWDGKNDAGEVAKAGTYTFGATATYDGKATSLVTYLPATVNSVTISQTGGELMLNLAGLGSIALSKVQTIGM; this is encoded by the coding sequence ATGAGTGTTACCGATACCACCAGCGGCCTTAGCCTCAAAGACATCCTGGCCAACTCTTCGATCAAGACCAGCACCAGTGCCGATGGCCTGGCGTCCGCGACGAACAGCGCCACCGGCAAAAAGGCCCTGGGCAAAGACGCGTTCATGCAACTGCTGGTGACACAGCTGAAGAACCAGAACCCGCTGGAGCCACAGGACAACGGCGAGTTCGTTGCCCAGTTGGCGCAGTTCAGCAGCCTGGAAGGCATCACCACGCTCAACACCACCGTGAGTGGCCTGGCCAGCAACTACAACTCGTCCCAGGCCTTGCAGGCTTCGTCGCTGGTCGGGCGTTCGGTCATTGCCCCGGGCGACAAGGCCGTGGTCGATACCTCCAAGAGTTTCAACGGCACCATTGCCGTACCGGCGTCGGTGGACCCGGTCAAGGTCAAGATCACTGATGCCGATGGCAAGGTTGTCCGCACCATCGACCTGGGCAGCCAGAAAGCCGGTACTTCCAGTTTCATCTGGGATGGCAAGAACGATGCAGGCGAGGTGGCCAAGGCGGGTACCTATACCTTTGGTGCTACTGCGACCTACGACGGCAAGGCGACCTCGCTGGTGACGTACCTGCCGGCAACCGTCAACAGCGTGACCATCAGCCAGACCGGCGGTGAGTTGATGCTCAACCTCGCCGGGCTGGGCAGCATTGCCCTGTCCAAAGTACAAACCATTGGTATGTAG
- the flgC gene encoding flagellar basal body rod protein FlgC yields MSLASVFNIAGSGMSAQTTRLNTVASNIANAETVSSSIDQTYRARHPVFATMFQGGQSGGSDSLFQNQDAAGQGVQVLGVVEDQSNLEARYEPNHPAADAKGYVYYPNVNVVEEMADMISASRSFQTNAEMMNTAKTMMQKVLTLGQ; encoded by the coding sequence ATGTCTCTAGCCAGTGTTTTCAACATTGCCGGTAGCGGCATGAGTGCGCAAACCACGCGCTTGAACACCGTTGCCTCGAACATCGCCAACGCCGAAACCGTCTCGTCGAGCATCGACCAGACCTACCGCGCCCGTCACCCGGTGTTCGCCACCATGTTCCAGGGTGGCCAGAGCGGCGGCAGCGATTCGCTGTTCCAGAACCAGGACGCTGCAGGCCAGGGCGTGCAAGTGCTGGGCGTTGTGGAAGACCAGAGCAATCTGGAAGCCCGCTACGAACCGAACCATCCGGCGGCCGATGCCAAGGGCTACGTCTACTACCCGAACGTCAACGTGGTGGAAGAAATGGCCGACATGATTTCCGCGAGTCGTTCGTTCCAGACCAACGCCGAAATGATGAACACCGCCAAAACCATGATGCAGAAGGTCCTGACCCTCGGTCAGTGA
- a CDS encoding glutamine synthetase family protein, whose protein sequence is MTAEGFLEGRRLQMARGVLLQCIMGGYPPARFYGSDDGDLALVPDPAHIHRLPWSKQPRAFAICDADELTGESSSLSTRGQLKAIIARYAALGLAPVVATELEFFVFAPNTDPTQPFQPPLGLDGRREDGCSAFSVSSNNGLRPFFSEVYECMAALGLPRDTFMHEMGVSQFEINLLHGDPLLLADQTFLFKHLLKEVALKHGLTVVCMAKPLAHTPGSSMHIHQSIVEIGSGRNVFSDKAGEPTATFRHFIGGQQAGMADFTALFAPNVNSYQRLCHPFASPNNACWSHDNRAAGLRIPASSPAARRVENRLPGADANPYLAIAASLAAGLYGIENELEPSAAIQGEFEVPDNLSLPCTLHAALERLKRSQLAKELFGKEFIEGYVASKTLELTSFFDEITPWERRVLAAQA, encoded by the coding sequence ATGACAGCCGAGGGGTTTCTCGAAGGACGGCGGTTGCAGATGGCGCGGGGTGTGCTGCTGCAATGCATCATGGGCGGATATCCGCCAGCGCGTTTTTACGGCAGCGATGACGGCGACCTGGCACTGGTGCCCGATCCGGCACACATCCACCGCTTGCCCTGGAGCAAGCAGCCACGAGCCTTCGCCATTTGCGATGCCGACGAGCTGACCGGCGAGAGCTCGAGCCTGTCGACCCGCGGCCAACTCAAGGCCATCATCGCGCGTTACGCGGCACTTGGCCTGGCGCCGGTGGTTGCGACCGAACTGGAATTCTTTGTCTTCGCGCCCAATACCGACCCGACGCAACCCTTCCAGCCGCCGCTGGGCCTGGATGGTCGGCGCGAGGACGGTTGTTCGGCGTTCAGTGTCAGTTCCAACAACGGCTTGCGTCCGTTCTTCAGTGAAGTCTACGAATGCATGGCGGCACTCGGTTTACCGCGCGATACGTTCATGCACGAGATGGGCGTCAGCCAGTTCGAGATCAATCTGTTGCACGGCGATCCGCTGCTGCTGGCCGACCAGACGTTTCTGTTCAAGCATCTGCTCAAGGAAGTTGCGCTCAAGCACGGCCTGACCGTGGTCTGCATGGCCAAGCCGCTGGCGCATACGCCGGGCAGTTCGATGCACATTCACCAGAGCATCGTCGAGATCGGCAGCGGGCGTAACGTGTTCAGCGACAAGGCCGGTGAACCGACCGCGACCTTCCGTCACTTCATCGGTGGCCAGCAGGCGGGCATGGCGGATTTCACCGCGTTGTTTGCGCCGAACGTCAACTCCTATCAGCGCTTGTGCCATCCGTTCGCATCACCGAACAATGCCTGCTGGTCCCACGACAATCGCGCGGCCGGCTTGCGTATTCCGGCCAGTTCGCCGGCCGCTCGTCGGGTCGAGAACCGCTTGCCAGGGGCGGATGCCAATCCGTATCTGGCGATCGCCGCGAGCCTGGCGGCGGGGCTGTACGGTATTGAAAACGAACTGGAGCCGAGCGCAGCGATCCAGGGTGAGTTCGAGGTGCCGGATAATCTTTCGTTACCGTGTACCCTGCATGCCGCTCTCGAACGTCTGAAACGTAGCCAATTGGCGAAGGAACTGTTTGGCAAGGAGTTCATCGAAGGCTACGTCGCTTCGAAGACCCTGGAGTTGACCAGCTTCTTTGATGAAATTACACCCTGGGAGCGCCGTGTCCTGGCCGCCCAGGCCTGA